One window from the genome of Anopheles coluzzii chromosome X, AcolN3, whole genome shotgun sequence encodes:
- the LOC120957224 gene encoding uncharacterized protein LOC120957224, translating to MQILKVLLVVFLVINITTGFFFKKKKKVYVHHPPAVQQPQYPYGYAYNYYYQPAPYYYYQPTSVNTAPVPATYPEPVHTVAPVAYQQPDYQAASYAGSSHQQPLPAYQAASNAGSSHQQPLPVSHAVNFAGSSHQQATAVSQAASFAGSSTQQALPAFEAVSFNGNSNQQALPAFGSIRLNSNSNQQALPAVESNGNSRNVEVIPSVGFRMGTVTNVIEVLKSEGRHIELPAEIVPINDAAPLPVFTAQSHGRTANTETLSSRIQESEPLLGTVVEEVQQPITVSEDIQDDTAEVIQELPPSVSGGANLIVLPDSAGENIELPVRIEETAGLPADNAGTILVSVNSDQTVSVPETDDQTVGLADASLVAVDLPEANDQSLGLPVADGQTVSLAGASVFNVGSAVDVDQTVDLPVNVDETEGLSLDGDQTLNVPVDDVQTVGLRFGDNTDLSIAGGDTKPATANTRDGSSDESGKANAQPVLSSVAIVPNRLSSNVVTYQLQSPDVEPLSFPEVQQVLQKLLQRDNFDEKRLKKDVTSSGGYKTSKGVQIDPQVSYSRVARQ from the coding sequence ATCCTTAAAGTGTTGCTAGTAGTGTTTTTGGTGATTAACATAACGACCGGGTTCTTcttcaagaagaagaaaaaagtgtaCGTCCATCATCCCCCGGCAGTGCAGCAACCGCAGTATCCGTATGGCTACGCCTACAACTATTACTATCAACCTGCGCCGTACTACTATTATCAGCCAACCAGCGTGAACACTGCTCCGGTGCCGGCGACGTATCCGGAACCGGTACACACCGTGGCACCCGTGGCCTACCAGCAGCCTGACTATCAGGCAGCAAGTTACGCCGGCAGCTCGCACCAGCAGCCGTTGCCTGCCTACCAGGCAGCAAGTAATGCCGGCAGCTCGCACCAGCAGCCGTTGCCTGTCTCCCATGCAGTGAATTTCGCTGGCAGCTCCCACCAGCAGGCAACGGCTGTGTCCCAAGCAGCAAGTTTCGCTGGCAGCTCCACCCAGCAGGCATTGCCTGCTTTCGAAGCAGTAAGCTTCAATGGCAACTCTAATCAGCAGGCATTGCCGGCATTCGGATCAATACGGTTGAATAGTAACTCCAACCAGCAGGCTTTGCCAGCAGTAGAATCGAATGGAAACTCCAGAAACGTAGAAGTTATACCATCCGTCGGGTTCCGGATGGGCACCGTGACCAATGTAATAGAGGTGCTAAAGTCGGAAGGTAGACACATTGAGCTACCAGCGGAAATCGTTCCTATAAACGATGCAGCACCTTTACCGGTGTTCACTGCGCAAAGTCACGGACGAACCGCGAATACGGAAACCCTATCCTCCAGAATTCAGGAAAGTGAACCATTATTGGGTACGGTTGTAGAAGAGGTACAACAGCCAATTACTGTATCCGAAGATATCCAAGACGACACTGCAGAAGTTATCCAAGAGTTGCCCCCATCAGTCAGCGGTGGAGCCAATCTTATAGTGTTACCGGATTCGGCAGGCGAAAATATTGAGTTGCCCGTGCGAATCGAAGAAACAGCAGGCTTACCGGCCGATAACGCAGGTACGATACTCGTGTCGGTAAATAGCGATCAAACAGTAAGCGTGCCAGAAACTGACGATCAAACTGTGGGCCTGGCGGATGCAAGCCTAGTAGCTGTAGACCTACCGGAAGCAAACGATCAGTCTTTAGGACTGCCGGTAGCTGATGGCCAAACTGTAAGTTTGGCGGGTGCAAGCGTATTTAATGTAGGCTCGGCGGTGGATGTTGATCAAACTGTAGATCTACCTGTAAATGTGGATGAAACTGAAGGCCTTTCGCTAGATGGCGATCAAACGCTAAACGTGCCCGTAGATGACGTTCAAACTGTAGGCCTGCGGTTTGGCGATAATACTGACCTATCCATTGCCGGTGGAGATACGAAACCCGCAACAGCAAATACGCGCGATGGAAGCAGTGACGAGTCCGGGAAAGCGAACGCGCAGCCCGTACTGAGCAGTGTGGCCATTGTTCCAAATCGACTGTCCAGTAATGTGGTCACGTATCAGTTGCAGTCACCGGATGTGGAGCCACTTTCGTTTCCCGAGGTTCAGCAGgtgctgcagaagctgctgcAGCGCGATAACTTTGACGAGAAACGGCTCAAGAAGGATGTGACGTCCAGTGGAGGGTATAAAACGTCCAAGGGAGTACAGATCGATCCGCAAGTCAGCTACAGTCGAGTGGCTCGCCAATAA